In Carya illinoinensis cultivar Pawnee chromosome 9, C.illinoinensisPawnee_v1, whole genome shotgun sequence, the following are encoded in one genomic region:
- the LOC122277368 gene encoding uncharacterized protein LOC122277368 encodes MQQLLFAVIFSEMGLILVMLFKTPLRKLVIVGLDRLKRGRGPVMVKTVAATVFVVLMSSVYSMTKIQKRWIEEGALNPTDQVLMAKHLLEATLMGSSLFLGLMIDRLHHYIRELRIRRKSMEAVKKQTRGPEDGKAGGSEEIKALQGETATLQAKLKELESELETRTKEVHAADANAVALRKQSEGFLLEYDRLLEENQNLRNQLQSLDRRLSHSGSKKNT; translated from the exons atgcaGCAGCTTTTGTTCGCGGTGATATTCTCAGAGATGGGTCTGATATTGGTGATGCTTTTCAAGACGCCGTTGAGGAAGCTGGTGATCGTGGGCTTGGACCGCCTCAAGCGCGGCCGTGGACCCGTCATGGTCAAGACCGTGGCGGCCACGGTCTTTGTGGTGCTCATGTCCAGCGTCTACAGCATGACCAAGATCCAGAAGCGTTGGATCGAAGAGGGTGCGCTCAATCCCACAGATCAGGTCCTCATGGCCAAGCACCTCCTGGAAGCCACTCTTATGG GGTCCTCCCTATTCCTTGGGCTGATGATAGACAGACTACACCATTATATCAGAGAACTCCGGATACGAAGGAAGAGCATGGAGGCTGTTAAGAAACAGACCCGAGGACCTGAAGATGGGAAAGCTGGAGGGTCAGAGGAAATCAAAGCCTTGCAGGGAGAGACAGCCACATTGCAAGCAAAACTCAAGGAGCTGGAATCAGAGCTTGAAACAAGGACAAAAGAAGTACATGCTGCAGATGCCAATGCAGTTGCACTAAGAAAGCAATCTGAAGGGTTCCTTCTTGAGTATGATCGCTTACTTGAGGAAAACCAGAATCTCAGGAATCAATTGCAATCACTGGACAGGAGATTGTCACATTCTGGTAGCAAGAAGAATACTTAA